The following coding sequences are from one Arachis hypogaea cultivar Tifrunner chromosome 7, arahy.Tifrunner.gnm2.J5K5, whole genome shotgun sequence window:
- the LOC112702480 gene encoding AT-hook motif nuclear-localized protein 20 gives MAKRWWDEEPPHNTPTSSTNGDQDNNDGGDDNNNSSAAERRGGRGRRPRGRPPGSKNKPKQPLVIKEELPNALQSHILEISDGADVADSLSTFATRRHRGVAVLSGTGTVTDVNLGQPAAPGGVVSLQGTFQILSLSGAILPPPSPPSATGLTVYLAGVQGEVVGGRVVGPLVACGPVMVVAATFANATYERLPFEEEEEEEDDQEEDEVMRVQVEPQQEQQSGVNEGCTGPPEPPSQPPQVYSNDRSGLFSDNGEMVTHDDVFW, from the coding sequence ATGGCAAAGCGTTGGTGGGATGAAGAACCACCCCACAACACTCCAACAAGCAGCACCAACGGCGACCAAGACAACAACGATGGCGGCGATGACAATAACAACTCCAGCGCGGCGGAgcgaagaggaggaagaggccgCAGGCCACGAGGCCGGCCACCGGGGTCAAAGAACAAGCCAAAACAACCGCTAGTGATTAAGGAGGAGCTCCCAAACGCCCTTCAAAGTCATATTCTAGAGATCAGCGACGGAGCAGACGTGGCTGATTCCCTTTCCACTTTCGCAACCCGTCGTCACCGTGGCGTCGCCGTGCTAAGCGGAACCGGCACTGTCACTGACGTCAATCTCGGGCAGCCTGCGGCGCCCGGAGGCGTCGTTTCACTCCAAGGAACTTTCCAGATCCTTTCCCTTTCCGGTGCGATTCTTCCCCCGCCATCCCCGCCGAGCGCCACCGGACTAACGGTTTACCTCGCCGGAGTTCAAGGGGAGGTGGTTGGCGGTAGGGTGGTAGGACCGCTGGTGGCTTGTGGACCAGTGATGGTGGTTGCAGCAACGTTTGCTAATGCCACGTATGAAAGGCTACCgtttgaggaagaagaagaagaagaagatgatcagGAAGAAGATGAAGTGATGCGGGTGCAGGTGGAGCCGCAGCAGGAGCAACAATCTGGTGTGAACGAGGGTTGTACTGGACCACCTGAACCACCATCACAACCACCACAGGTTTACAGTAATGATCGTTCCGGTTTGTTCTCCGATAACGGTGAAATGGTGACGCATGATGATGTATTTTGGTGA
- the LOC112702481 gene encoding uncharacterized protein isoform X1, whose translation MSQISLCHPLRRTSPLLVILLLRFLSHAGISNRCFLHRYIRSCKIFRKEKARLEERKFFNTLDMRQLDLQLYRHAENESCMKISPKIASGFVTALSFCTVHSFSTKNRRC comes from the exons ATGTCGCAGATCTCTCTCTGTCATCCCTTGCGTCGCACGAGCCCCCTCCTTGTGATTCTGTTGCTTAGG TTTCTATCACATGCTGGTATCTCGAACCGATG CTTCTTGCACAGGTATATCCGAAGTTGCAAGATCTTCAGAAAAGAGAAGGCGAGGCTGGAAGAAAGAAAGTTCTTTAATACACTCGATATGCGTCAGTTGGATTTGCAATTGTACAG ACATGCAGAAAATGAGTCATGCATGAAAATTTCACCGAAGATTGCTAGTGGTTTTGTCACTGCCTTATCTTTCTGCACTG TTCATTCGTTTTCCACGAAGAACCGAAGGTGTTGA
- the LOC112702481 gene encoding uncharacterized protein isoform X2 has translation MSQISLCHPLRRTSPLLVILLLRFLSHAGISNRCFLHRYIRSCKIFRKEKARLEERKFFNTLDMRQLDLQLYRQLVKSSFYVLMGMTLVPTEADMQKMSHA, from the exons ATGTCGCAGATCTCTCTCTGTCATCCCTTGCGTCGCACGAGCCCCCTCCTTGTGATTCTGTTGCTTAGG TTTCTATCACATGCTGGTATCTCGAACCGATG CTTCTTGCACAGGTATATCCGAAGTTGCAAGATCTTCAGAAAAGAGAAGGCGAGGCTGGAAGAAAGAAAGTTCTTTAATACACTCGATATGCGTCAGTTGGATTTGCAATTGTACAG ACAATTGGTCAAGTCCTCTTTTTACGTCCTTATGGGAATGACTTTAGTACCGA CTGAAGCAGACATGCAGAAAATGAGTCATGCATGA
- the LOC112702481 gene encoding uncharacterized protein isoform X3, with protein sequence MSQISLCHPLRRTSPLLVILLLRFLSHAGISNRCFLHRYIRSCKIFRKEKARLEERKFFNTLDMRQLDLQLYRQLVKSSFYVLMGMTLVPNMQKMSHA encoded by the exons ATGTCGCAGATCTCTCTCTGTCATCCCTTGCGTCGCACGAGCCCCCTCCTTGTGATTCTGTTGCTTAGG TTTCTATCACATGCTGGTATCTCGAACCGATG CTTCTTGCACAGGTATATCCGAAGTTGCAAGATCTTCAGAAAAGAGAAGGCGAGGCTGGAAGAAAGAAAGTTCTTTAATACACTCGATATGCGTCAGTTGGATTTGCAATTGTACAG ACAATTGGTCAAGTCCTCTTTTTACGTCCTTATGGGAATGACTTTAGTACCGA ACATGCAGAAAATGAGTCATGCATGA
- the LOC112702481 gene encoding uncharacterized protein isoform X4, which produces MSQISLCHPLRRTSPLLVILLLRFLSHAGISNRWKLADKIAASGYYVVVSDFFYAAIEDSSIDFGDFFKGPLPGKFLKLLGFLPCHVLVCIFL; this is translated from the exons ATGTCGCAGATCTCTCTCTGTCATCCCTTGCGTCGCACGAGCCCCCTCCTTGTGATTCTGTTGCTTAGG TTTCTATCACATGCTGGTATCTCGAACCGATG GAAGCTTGCAGACAAGATTGCAGCTTCTGGTTACTATGTGGTTGTTTCGGACTTCTTTTATG CTGCTATAGAGGATAGTTCAATTGATTTTGGAGACTTCTTTAAAGGTCCATTACCAGGAAAGTTTCTTAAGCTTTTAGGTTTCTTGCCTTGTCACGTCTTGGTGTGTATATTCCTCTAG